In one window of Henckelia pumila isolate YLH828 chromosome 1, ASM3356847v2, whole genome shotgun sequence DNA:
- the LOC140882204 gene encoding acylamino-acid-releasing enzyme 1 isoform X6, translated as MSKLRIVVHLTNATVSAHELMLHSHLSSSHSIFPKRISLFSSQPLWVSSSRRLSVLSVMDNSKSNPAKEMPAGFDATMLEEYASTSKLLQEFTDIPTIDKAWTFKSDDEDGSHAMFSISQPNTLANKRKKSILSSHILQKNSNSITFQWAPFPIEVTGVSAMVPSPSGTKLLIIRNPEDGSPTHFEIWGPSDVKDDFVVAQSVHGSVYTDGWFEGISWNSDETAVAYVAEEPNPPKPTFNNFGFKTEGTTEKECCSWKGQGDWAEDWGETYFGKRRPTLFVIDINSGEIRAVEGVGNTLSVGQVVWAPSTEGQQYLVFVGWLSSDRKLGMKYCYNRPCFLYAVEAPSFKSKDSLTRNSAEDLLIVNLTLGISSAFFPRFSPDGKCLIFLSAKSSVDSGAHSATDSLHKIDWPSDGKLGSNLKVVDVVPVVMCPEDGCFPGLYGAKFLSDPWLSDGHTIILSSVWCSVQAILSVNISSGRVSRISPNSSNFSWDVLALDGDNIIAICSSVIDVPQIKYGSLINKTPTDAQWNWLEVFGPITKCYENVKSLMSSPQISTLKIPVRNSPENLTGGASKPFEAIFVSSKSKMPNGQEPMIVILHGGPHSVSLSSFSKSLAFLSSLGYSLLIVNYRGSLGFGEEALQSLPGNVGSQDVNDVLTAIDYVIDKGLADPSKIAVLGGSHGGFLTTHLIGQAPDRFVAAAARNPVCNLALMVGTSDIPDWCFFEAYGSEGKALFTESPSSEHLAFFHSKSPISHISKVKTPTLFLLGAKDLRVPVSNGLQYARALKEKGVETKVIVFPEDVHGIERPQSDFESFLNIGVWFKKYCR; from the exons ATGTCGAAACTGAGAATAGTAGTACACTTGACAAATGCTACCGTATCAGCACATGAGTTGATGTTGCACTCCCACCTCAGCTCTTCACACTCAATTTTCCCCAAGAGAATCTCACTTTTTTCTTCACAGCCACTCTGGGTTTCCTCCAG TAGAAGATTATCGGTTTTATCTGTTATGGACAATTCGAAATCCAACCCTGCCAAAGAAATGCCGGCAGGTTTTGATGCGACTATGCTGGAAGAATATGCTTCTACTTCTAAGTTACTCCAAGAATTCACTGATATTCCCACCATAGATAAAGCATGGACTTTTAAATCTGACGATG AAGATGGTTCTCATGCTATGTTTTCAATTAGCCAACCAAATACTTTGGCCAACAAGAGGAAGAAATCCATACTATCCAGTCACATTCTACAAAAAAACAGTAATTCTATTACTTTTCAATGGGCACCATTTCCTATCGAGGTTACCGGCGTCTCTGCTATGGTGCCCTCTCCGTCAGGTACAAAGCTTCTAATTATTCGAAACCCTGAGGATGGCTCTCCAACGCACTTTGAAATATGGGGCCCATCTGATGTGAAGGACGACTTCGTTGTTGCGCAATCTGTCCATGGTTCGGTATATACTGATGGATG GTTTGAGGGAATCTCATGGAACTCAGATGAAACTGCTGTAGCTTATGTTGCCGAAGAACCTAATCCCCCAAAACCCACGTTTAATAACTTTGGTTTCAAAACTGAGGGTACCACAGAGAAGGAATGCTGTAGCTGGAAGGGTCAAGGTGATTGGGCTGAGGATTGGGGAGAAACTTACTTCGGCAAAAGGCGGCCGACACTTTTTGTCATTGATATCAATAG TGGAGAAATACGTGCTGTTGAAGGAGTAGGAAACACATTGAGCGTAGGCCAAGTTGTATGGGCACCATCAACCGAAGGGCAGCAATATTTGGTATTTGTTGGGTGGCTTTCAAGTGATAGGAAACTTGGTATGAAATATTGCTACAATAGGCCTTGTTTCTTGTATGCAGTTGAAGCACCTTCTTTCAAATCAAAAGACAGCTTAACCAG AAATTCCGCTGAAGATTTACTCATTGTCAATTTGACCCTCGGCATCAGTAGTGCATTCTTTCCTCGATTCAG CCCAGATGGGAAATGCCTCATTTTTTTGTCTGCAAAAAGTTCTGTGGACTCCGGGGCACATTCAGCCACAGATTCGCTTCATAAGATTGATTGGCCGTCTGATGGAAAGCTCGGATCCAATTTGAAAGTTGTAGATGTG GTTCCTGTTGTGATGTGTCCTGAAGATGGCTGCTTTCCTGGGCTTTATGGTGCTAAGTTTCTCAGTGACCCATGGCTTTCTGATGGACATACCATCATTTTATCTTCTGTATGGTGCAGTGTTCAAGCAATACTTTCAGTGAATATATCAAG CGGAAGAGTGTCACGGATCAGTCCAAATAGTTCAAACTTTTCTTGGGATGTCCTTGCTCTAGATGGAGACAATATTATTGCCA TTTGCAGTAGCGTAATTGATGTTCCTCAAATCAAGTATGGCAGTCTCATTAACAAGACACCTACAGATGCTCAATGGAATTGGCTTGAAGTTTTTGGCCCCATAACCAAATGCTATGAAAAT GTTAAGTCTTTAATGTCTTCCCCTCAGATTAGTACGTTGAAGATTCCAGTCAGGAACTCGCCTGAGAACTTGACAGGAG GTGCAAGCAAACCATTTGAAGCTATCTTTGTATCTTCCAAATCCAAGATGCCTAATGGGCAAGAACCAATGATAGTGATCCTTCATGGTGGTCCTCACTCCGTCTCATTGTCTAGCTTCTCAAAGTCCTTGGCTTTCCTCAGTTCACTGGGTTACAGTTTGTTGATTGTGAATTATAG AGGTTCATTGGGATTTGGTGAAGAAGCGTTGCAGTCTCTTCCAGGGAATGTGGGGTCTCAG GATGTCAATGATGTACTCACTGCTATAGACTATGTTATCGATAAGGGGCTTGCGGACCCATCTAAAATAGCAGTTCTTGGTGGTTCACATGGTGGATTTTTGACAACACACTTGATTGGTCAG GCACCGGACAGATTTGTTGCAGCAGCTGCCAGGAACCCTGTATGCAACCTTGCCTTGATGGTCGGCACATCAGATATTCCGGATTGGTGTTTCTTCGAGGCATATGGAAGTGAGGGAAAAGCTCTCTTTACAGAATCCCCTTCATCAGAACACCTTGCTTTCTTTCACAGCAAGTCTCCAATTTCTCACATATCCAAG GTCAAAACTCCTACACTGTTCCTTCTTGGCGCTAAGGACCTTCGTGTGCCGGTTTCTAACGGATTACAA TATGCACGAGCATTGAAGGAGAAAGGAGTGGAAACTAAGGTGATTGTGTTTCCTGAAGATGTGCATGGCATTGAACG ACCGCAGTCCGATTTCGAGAGCTTCCTCAATATTGGAGTCTGGTTCAAGAAGTACTGCAGATAG
- the LOC140882204 gene encoding acylamino-acid-releasing enzyme 1 isoform X9 — protein sequence MDNSKSNPAKEMPAGFDATMLEEYASTSKLLQEFTDIPTIDKAWTFKSDDGNAEDGSHAMFSISQPNTLANKRKKSILSSHILQKNSNSITFQWAPFPIEVTGVSAMVPSPSGTKLLIIRNPEDGSPTHFEIWGPSDVKDDFVVAQSVHGSVYTDGWFEGISWNSDETAVAYVAEEPNPPKPTFNNFGFKTEGTTEKECCSWKGQGDWAEDWGETYFGKRRPTLFVIDINSGEIRAVEGVGNTLSVGQVVWAPSTEGQQYLVFVGWLSSDRKLGMKYCYNRPCFLYAVEAPSFKSKDSLTSRNSAEDLLIVNLTLGISSAFFPRFSPDGKCLIFLSAKSSVDSGAHSATDSLHKIDWPSDGKLGSNLKVVDVVPVVMCPEDGCFPGLYGAKFLSDPWLSDGHTIILSSVWCSVQAILSVNISSGRVSRISPNSSNFSWDVLALDGDNIIAICSSVIDVPQIKYGSLINKTPTDAQWNWLEVFGPITKCYENVKSLMSSPQISTLKIPVRNSPENLTGGASKPFEAIFVSSKSKMPNGQEPMIVILHGGPHSVSLSSFSKSLAFLSSLGYSLLIVNYRGSLGFGEEALQSLPGNVGSQDVNDVLTAIDYVIDKGLADPSKIAVLGGSHGGFLTTHLIGQAPDRFVAAAARNPVCNLALMVGTSDIPDWCFFEAYGSEGKALFTESPSSEHLAFFHSKSPISHISKVKTPTLFLLGAKDLRVPVSNGLQYARALKEKGVETKVIVFPEDVHGIERPQSDFESFLNIGVWFKKYCR from the exons ATGGACAATTCGAAATCCAACCCTGCCAAAGAAATGCCGGCAGGTTTTGATGCGACTATGCTGGAAGAATATGCTTCTACTTCTAAGTTACTCCAAGAATTCACTGATATTCCCACCATAGATAAAGCATGGACTTTTAAATCTGACGATGGTAATGCTG AAGATGGTTCTCATGCTATGTTTTCAATTAGCCAACCAAATACTTTGGCCAACAAGAGGAAGAAATCCATACTATCCAGTCACATTCTACAAAAAAACAGTAATTCTATTACTTTTCAATGGGCACCATTTCCTATCGAGGTTACCGGCGTCTCTGCTATGGTGCCCTCTCCGTCAGGTACAAAGCTTCTAATTATTCGAAACCCTGAGGATGGCTCTCCAACGCACTTTGAAATATGGGGCCCATCTGATGTGAAGGACGACTTCGTTGTTGCGCAATCTGTCCATGGTTCGGTATATACTGATGGATG GTTTGAGGGAATCTCATGGAACTCAGATGAAACTGCTGTAGCTTATGTTGCCGAAGAACCTAATCCCCCAAAACCCACGTTTAATAACTTTGGTTTCAAAACTGAGGGTACCACAGAGAAGGAATGCTGTAGCTGGAAGGGTCAAGGTGATTGGGCTGAGGATTGGGGAGAAACTTACTTCGGCAAAAGGCGGCCGACACTTTTTGTCATTGATATCAATAG TGGAGAAATACGTGCTGTTGAAGGAGTAGGAAACACATTGAGCGTAGGCCAAGTTGTATGGGCACCATCAACCGAAGGGCAGCAATATTTGGTATTTGTTGGGTGGCTTTCAAGTGATAGGAAACTTGGTATGAAATATTGCTACAATAGGCCTTGTTTCTTGTATGCAGTTGAAGCACCTTCTTTCAAATCAAAAGACAGCTTAACCAG TAGAAATTCCGCTGAAGATTTACTCATTGTCAATTTGACCCTCGGCATCAGTAGTGCATTCTTTCCTCGATTCAG CCCAGATGGGAAATGCCTCATTTTTTTGTCTGCAAAAAGTTCTGTGGACTCCGGGGCACATTCAGCCACAGATTCGCTTCATAAGATTGATTGGCCGTCTGATGGAAAGCTCGGATCCAATTTGAAAGTTGTAGATGTG GTTCCTGTTGTGATGTGTCCTGAAGATGGCTGCTTTCCTGGGCTTTATGGTGCTAAGTTTCTCAGTGACCCATGGCTTTCTGATGGACATACCATCATTTTATCTTCTGTATGGTGCAGTGTTCAAGCAATACTTTCAGTGAATATATCAAG CGGAAGAGTGTCACGGATCAGTCCAAATAGTTCAAACTTTTCTTGGGATGTCCTTGCTCTAGATGGAGACAATATTATTGCCA TTTGCAGTAGCGTAATTGATGTTCCTCAAATCAAGTATGGCAGTCTCATTAACAAGACACCTACAGATGCTCAATGGAATTGGCTTGAAGTTTTTGGCCCCATAACCAAATGCTATGAAAAT GTTAAGTCTTTAATGTCTTCCCCTCAGATTAGTACGTTGAAGATTCCAGTCAGGAACTCGCCTGAGAACTTGACAGGAG GTGCAAGCAAACCATTTGAAGCTATCTTTGTATCTTCCAAATCCAAGATGCCTAATGGGCAAGAACCAATGATAGTGATCCTTCATGGTGGTCCTCACTCCGTCTCATTGTCTAGCTTCTCAAAGTCCTTGGCTTTCCTCAGTTCACTGGGTTACAGTTTGTTGATTGTGAATTATAG AGGTTCATTGGGATTTGGTGAAGAAGCGTTGCAGTCTCTTCCAGGGAATGTGGGGTCTCAG GATGTCAATGATGTACTCACTGCTATAGACTATGTTATCGATAAGGGGCTTGCGGACCCATCTAAAATAGCAGTTCTTGGTGGTTCACATGGTGGATTTTTGACAACACACTTGATTGGTCAG GCACCGGACAGATTTGTTGCAGCAGCTGCCAGGAACCCTGTATGCAACCTTGCCTTGATGGTCGGCACATCAGATATTCCGGATTGGTGTTTCTTCGAGGCATATGGAAGTGAGGGAAAAGCTCTCTTTACAGAATCCCCTTCATCAGAACACCTTGCTTTCTTTCACAGCAAGTCTCCAATTTCTCACATATCCAAG GTCAAAACTCCTACACTGTTCCTTCTTGGCGCTAAGGACCTTCGTGTGCCGGTTTCTAACGGATTACAA TATGCACGAGCATTGAAGGAGAAAGGAGTGGAAACTAAGGTGATTGTGTTTCCTGAAGATGTGCATGGCATTGAACG ACCGCAGTCCGATTTCGAGAGCTTCCTCAATATTGGAGTCTGGTTCAAGAAGTACTGCAGATAG
- the LOC140882204 gene encoding acylamino-acid-releasing enzyme 1 isoform X2: MSKLRIVVHLTNATVSAHELMLHSHLSSSHSIFPKRISLFSSQPLWVSSSRRLSVLSVMDNSKSNPAKEMPAGFDATMLEEYASTSKLLQEFTDIPTIDKAWTFKSDDGNAEDGSHAMFSISQPNTLANKRKKSILSSHILQKNSNSITFQWAPFPIEVTGVSAMVPSPSGTKLLIIRNPEDGSPTHFEIWGPSDVKDDFVVAQSVHGSVYTDGWFEGISWNSDETAVAYVAEEPNPPKPTFNNFGFKTEGTTEKECCSWKGQGDWAEDWGETYFGKRRPTLFVIDINSGEIRAVEGVGNTLSVGQVVWAPSTEGQQYLVFVGWLSSDRKLGMKYCYNRPCFLYAVEAPSFKSKDSLTRNSAEDLLIVNLTLGISSAFFPRFSPDGKCLIFLSAKSSVDSGAHSATDSLHKIDWPSDGKLGSNLKVVDVVPVVMCPEDGCFPGLYGAKFLSDPWLSDGHTIILSSVWCSVQAILSVNISSGRVSRISPNSSNFSWDVLALDGDNIIAICSSVIDVPQIKYGSLINKTPTDAQWNWLEVFGPITKCYENVKSLMSSPQISTLKIPVRNSPENLTGGASKPFEAIFVSSKSKMPNGQEPMIVILHGGPHSVSLSSFSKSLAFLSSLGYSLLIVNYRGSLGFGEEALQSLPGNVGSQDVNDVLTAIDYVIDKGLADPSKIAVLGGSHGGFLTTHLIGQAPDRFVAAAARNPVCNLALMVGTSDIPDWCFFEAYGSEGKALFTESPSSEHLAFFHSKSPISHISKVKTPTLFLLGAKDLRVPVSNGLQYARALKEKGVETKVIVFPEDVHGIERPQSDFESFLNIGVWFKKYCR; encoded by the exons ATGTCGAAACTGAGAATAGTAGTACACTTGACAAATGCTACCGTATCAGCACATGAGTTGATGTTGCACTCCCACCTCAGCTCTTCACACTCAATTTTCCCCAAGAGAATCTCACTTTTTTCTTCACAGCCACTCTGGGTTTCCTCCAG TAGAAGATTATCGGTTTTATCTGTTATGGACAATTCGAAATCCAACCCTGCCAAAGAAATGCCGGCAGGTTTTGATGCGACTATGCTGGAAGAATATGCTTCTACTTCTAAGTTACTCCAAGAATTCACTGATATTCCCACCATAGATAAAGCATGGACTTTTAAATCTGACGATGGTAATGCTG AAGATGGTTCTCATGCTATGTTTTCAATTAGCCAACCAAATACTTTGGCCAACAAGAGGAAGAAATCCATACTATCCAGTCACATTCTACAAAAAAACAGTAATTCTATTACTTTTCAATGGGCACCATTTCCTATCGAGGTTACCGGCGTCTCTGCTATGGTGCCCTCTCCGTCAGGTACAAAGCTTCTAATTATTCGAAACCCTGAGGATGGCTCTCCAACGCACTTTGAAATATGGGGCCCATCTGATGTGAAGGACGACTTCGTTGTTGCGCAATCTGTCCATGGTTCGGTATATACTGATGGATG GTTTGAGGGAATCTCATGGAACTCAGATGAAACTGCTGTAGCTTATGTTGCCGAAGAACCTAATCCCCCAAAACCCACGTTTAATAACTTTGGTTTCAAAACTGAGGGTACCACAGAGAAGGAATGCTGTAGCTGGAAGGGTCAAGGTGATTGGGCTGAGGATTGGGGAGAAACTTACTTCGGCAAAAGGCGGCCGACACTTTTTGTCATTGATATCAATAG TGGAGAAATACGTGCTGTTGAAGGAGTAGGAAACACATTGAGCGTAGGCCAAGTTGTATGGGCACCATCAACCGAAGGGCAGCAATATTTGGTATTTGTTGGGTGGCTTTCAAGTGATAGGAAACTTGGTATGAAATATTGCTACAATAGGCCTTGTTTCTTGTATGCAGTTGAAGCACCTTCTTTCAAATCAAAAGACAGCTTAACCAG AAATTCCGCTGAAGATTTACTCATTGTCAATTTGACCCTCGGCATCAGTAGTGCATTCTTTCCTCGATTCAG CCCAGATGGGAAATGCCTCATTTTTTTGTCTGCAAAAAGTTCTGTGGACTCCGGGGCACATTCAGCCACAGATTCGCTTCATAAGATTGATTGGCCGTCTGATGGAAAGCTCGGATCCAATTTGAAAGTTGTAGATGTG GTTCCTGTTGTGATGTGTCCTGAAGATGGCTGCTTTCCTGGGCTTTATGGTGCTAAGTTTCTCAGTGACCCATGGCTTTCTGATGGACATACCATCATTTTATCTTCTGTATGGTGCAGTGTTCAAGCAATACTTTCAGTGAATATATCAAG CGGAAGAGTGTCACGGATCAGTCCAAATAGTTCAAACTTTTCTTGGGATGTCCTTGCTCTAGATGGAGACAATATTATTGCCA TTTGCAGTAGCGTAATTGATGTTCCTCAAATCAAGTATGGCAGTCTCATTAACAAGACACCTACAGATGCTCAATGGAATTGGCTTGAAGTTTTTGGCCCCATAACCAAATGCTATGAAAAT GTTAAGTCTTTAATGTCTTCCCCTCAGATTAGTACGTTGAAGATTCCAGTCAGGAACTCGCCTGAGAACTTGACAGGAG GTGCAAGCAAACCATTTGAAGCTATCTTTGTATCTTCCAAATCCAAGATGCCTAATGGGCAAGAACCAATGATAGTGATCCTTCATGGTGGTCCTCACTCCGTCTCATTGTCTAGCTTCTCAAAGTCCTTGGCTTTCCTCAGTTCACTGGGTTACAGTTTGTTGATTGTGAATTATAG AGGTTCATTGGGATTTGGTGAAGAAGCGTTGCAGTCTCTTCCAGGGAATGTGGGGTCTCAG GATGTCAATGATGTACTCACTGCTATAGACTATGTTATCGATAAGGGGCTTGCGGACCCATCTAAAATAGCAGTTCTTGGTGGTTCACATGGTGGATTTTTGACAACACACTTGATTGGTCAG GCACCGGACAGATTTGTTGCAGCAGCTGCCAGGAACCCTGTATGCAACCTTGCCTTGATGGTCGGCACATCAGATATTCCGGATTGGTGTTTCTTCGAGGCATATGGAAGTGAGGGAAAAGCTCTCTTTACAGAATCCCCTTCATCAGAACACCTTGCTTTCTTTCACAGCAAGTCTCCAATTTCTCACATATCCAAG GTCAAAACTCCTACACTGTTCCTTCTTGGCGCTAAGGACCTTCGTGTGCCGGTTTCTAACGGATTACAA TATGCACGAGCATTGAAGGAGAAAGGAGTGGAAACTAAGGTGATTGTGTTTCCTGAAGATGTGCATGGCATTGAACG ACCGCAGTCCGATTTCGAGAGCTTCCTCAATATTGGAGTCTGGTTCAAGAAGTACTGCAGATAG
- the LOC140882204 gene encoding acylamino-acid-releasing enzyme 1 isoform X4: MSKLRIVVHLTNATVSAHELMLHSHLSSSHSIFPKRISLFSSQPLWVSSRRLSVLSVMDNSKSNPAKEMPAGFDATMLEEYASTSKLLQEFTDIPTIDKAWTFKSDDGNAEDGSHAMFSISQPNTLANKRKKSILSSHILQKNSNSITFQWAPFPIEVTGVSAMVPSPSGTKLLIIRNPEDGSPTHFEIWGPSDVKDDFVVAQSVHGSVYTDGWFEGISWNSDETAVAYVAEEPNPPKPTFNNFGFKTEGTTEKECCSWKGQGDWAEDWGETYFGKRRPTLFVIDINSGEIRAVEGVGNTLSVGQVVWAPSTEGQQYLVFVGWLSSDRKLGMKYCYNRPCFLYAVEAPSFKSKDSLTSRNSAEDLLIVNLTLGISSAFFPRFSPDGKCLIFLSAKSSVDSGAHSATDSLHKIDWPSDGKLGSNLKVVDVVPVVMCPEDGCFPGLYGAKFLSDPWLSDGHTIILSSVWCSVQAILSVNISSGRVSRISPNSSNFSWDVLALDGDNIIAICSSVIDVPQIKYGSLINKTPTDAQWNWLEVFGPITKCYENVKSLMSSPQISTLKIPVRNSPENLTGGASKPFEAIFVSSKSKMPNGQEPMIVILHGGPHSVSLSSFSKSLAFLSSLGYSLLIVNYRGSLGFGEEALQSLPGNVGSQDVNDVLTAIDYVIDKGLADPSKIAVLGGSHGGFLTTHLIGQAPDRFVAAAARNPVCNLALMVGTSDIPDWCFFEAYGSEGKALFTESPSSEHLAFFHSKSPISHISKVKTPTLFLLGAKDLRVPVSNGLQYARALKEKGVETKVIVFPEDVHGIERPQSDFESFLNIGVWFKKYCR, translated from the exons ATGTCGAAACTGAGAATAGTAGTACACTTGACAAATGCTACCGTATCAGCACATGAGTTGATGTTGCACTCCCACCTCAGCTCTTCACACTCAATTTTCCCCAAGAGAATCTCACTTTTTTCTTCACAGCCACTCTGGGTTTCCTCCAG AAGATTATCGGTTTTATCTGTTATGGACAATTCGAAATCCAACCCTGCCAAAGAAATGCCGGCAGGTTTTGATGCGACTATGCTGGAAGAATATGCTTCTACTTCTAAGTTACTCCAAGAATTCACTGATATTCCCACCATAGATAAAGCATGGACTTTTAAATCTGACGATGGTAATGCTG AAGATGGTTCTCATGCTATGTTTTCAATTAGCCAACCAAATACTTTGGCCAACAAGAGGAAGAAATCCATACTATCCAGTCACATTCTACAAAAAAACAGTAATTCTATTACTTTTCAATGGGCACCATTTCCTATCGAGGTTACCGGCGTCTCTGCTATGGTGCCCTCTCCGTCAGGTACAAAGCTTCTAATTATTCGAAACCCTGAGGATGGCTCTCCAACGCACTTTGAAATATGGGGCCCATCTGATGTGAAGGACGACTTCGTTGTTGCGCAATCTGTCCATGGTTCGGTATATACTGATGGATG GTTTGAGGGAATCTCATGGAACTCAGATGAAACTGCTGTAGCTTATGTTGCCGAAGAACCTAATCCCCCAAAACCCACGTTTAATAACTTTGGTTTCAAAACTGAGGGTACCACAGAGAAGGAATGCTGTAGCTGGAAGGGTCAAGGTGATTGGGCTGAGGATTGGGGAGAAACTTACTTCGGCAAAAGGCGGCCGACACTTTTTGTCATTGATATCAATAG TGGAGAAATACGTGCTGTTGAAGGAGTAGGAAACACATTGAGCGTAGGCCAAGTTGTATGGGCACCATCAACCGAAGGGCAGCAATATTTGGTATTTGTTGGGTGGCTTTCAAGTGATAGGAAACTTGGTATGAAATATTGCTACAATAGGCCTTGTTTCTTGTATGCAGTTGAAGCACCTTCTTTCAAATCAAAAGACAGCTTAACCAG TAGAAATTCCGCTGAAGATTTACTCATTGTCAATTTGACCCTCGGCATCAGTAGTGCATTCTTTCCTCGATTCAG CCCAGATGGGAAATGCCTCATTTTTTTGTCTGCAAAAAGTTCTGTGGACTCCGGGGCACATTCAGCCACAGATTCGCTTCATAAGATTGATTGGCCGTCTGATGGAAAGCTCGGATCCAATTTGAAAGTTGTAGATGTG GTTCCTGTTGTGATGTGTCCTGAAGATGGCTGCTTTCCTGGGCTTTATGGTGCTAAGTTTCTCAGTGACCCATGGCTTTCTGATGGACATACCATCATTTTATCTTCTGTATGGTGCAGTGTTCAAGCAATACTTTCAGTGAATATATCAAG CGGAAGAGTGTCACGGATCAGTCCAAATAGTTCAAACTTTTCTTGGGATGTCCTTGCTCTAGATGGAGACAATATTATTGCCA TTTGCAGTAGCGTAATTGATGTTCCTCAAATCAAGTATGGCAGTCTCATTAACAAGACACCTACAGATGCTCAATGGAATTGGCTTGAAGTTTTTGGCCCCATAACCAAATGCTATGAAAAT GTTAAGTCTTTAATGTCTTCCCCTCAGATTAGTACGTTGAAGATTCCAGTCAGGAACTCGCCTGAGAACTTGACAGGAG GTGCAAGCAAACCATTTGAAGCTATCTTTGTATCTTCCAAATCCAAGATGCCTAATGGGCAAGAACCAATGATAGTGATCCTTCATGGTGGTCCTCACTCCGTCTCATTGTCTAGCTTCTCAAAGTCCTTGGCTTTCCTCAGTTCACTGGGTTACAGTTTGTTGATTGTGAATTATAG AGGTTCATTGGGATTTGGTGAAGAAGCGTTGCAGTCTCTTCCAGGGAATGTGGGGTCTCAG GATGTCAATGATGTACTCACTGCTATAGACTATGTTATCGATAAGGGGCTTGCGGACCCATCTAAAATAGCAGTTCTTGGTGGTTCACATGGTGGATTTTTGACAACACACTTGATTGGTCAG GCACCGGACAGATTTGTTGCAGCAGCTGCCAGGAACCCTGTATGCAACCTTGCCTTGATGGTCGGCACATCAGATATTCCGGATTGGTGTTTCTTCGAGGCATATGGAAGTGAGGGAAAAGCTCTCTTTACAGAATCCCCTTCATCAGAACACCTTGCTTTCTTTCACAGCAAGTCTCCAATTTCTCACATATCCAAG GTCAAAACTCCTACACTGTTCCTTCTTGGCGCTAAGGACCTTCGTGTGCCGGTTTCTAACGGATTACAA TATGCACGAGCATTGAAGGAGAAAGGAGTGGAAACTAAGGTGATTGTGTTTCCTGAAGATGTGCATGGCATTGAACG ACCGCAGTCCGATTTCGAGAGCTTCCTCAATATTGGAGTCTGGTTCAAGAAGTACTGCAGATAG